One Ethanoligenens harbinense YUAN-3 genomic window carries:
- a CDS encoding M23 family metallopeptidase, whose protein sequence is MMDDENGLRNRQREYERPYPRPYTRETMRGKGNNRNRSHATQPKGTQPKGTQPHVLGVQIVICVLSLLAVLALHIAKSPVDQTMRQALNKALTSQLNQKELAGQISQVMKRLQIGLPDVKSVFNTSSRTVSAGSSKPVSSSSALSSLASSVSSSAVASQNTSSSGASQPAENPTSSSVSASLSGEGGADLTVQPTGSVLVPPASVSLGPYLLSAQPVWPVQGRITSPFGFRINPVTHKHSFHTGMDIAAPKDTPISAALPGVVKQAGQSADYGNFLLIDHGGGVETFYGHCDQLLVGQGTPVKIGDTIAKVGSTGLSTGYHLHFEIHIDGVCVDPARALGAQV, encoded by the coding sequence ATGATGGACGATGAAAACGGTTTGCGCAACAGGCAACGGGAATACGAGAGACCCTATCCGCGCCCATATACGCGTGAAACCATGCGCGGGAAGGGAAACAACCGGAACAGAAGCCACGCGACCCAGCCGAAGGGAACCCAGCCGAAGGGAACCCAGCCGCATGTACTGGGCGTGCAGATTGTGATTTGCGTCCTGTCCCTGCTGGCCGTGCTTGCTTTACATATTGCCAAAAGCCCGGTGGACCAGACGATGCGTCAGGCGCTGAATAAAGCACTGACCAGCCAGTTAAATCAGAAAGAGCTGGCCGGGCAGATTTCACAGGTAATGAAGCGTTTGCAGATTGGGTTGCCGGATGTCAAGAGCGTATTCAACACATCGTCTAGAACCGTTTCCGCAGGCAGTTCAAAACCTGTCTCATCTTCCTCCGCGTTGTCATCTTTGGCTTCTTCCGTTTCTTCTTCGGCTGTCGCTTCCCAGAACACGTCTTCATCCGGTGCATCTCAACCTGCGGAAAATCCCACAAGTTCTTCCGTCTCCGCCTCCCTGAGCGGAGAGGGAGGAGCGGACCTGACGGTGCAGCCGACAGGAAGTGTATTGGTACCGCCCGCCTCTGTCAGTCTGGGGCCGTACCTGCTTTCGGCACAACCCGTCTGGCCGGTACAGGGGCGTATCACATCCCCTTTCGGGTTCCGTATCAACCCGGTGACCCATAAGCACAGTTTCCACACCGGCATGGATATTGCCGCGCCGAAGGATACGCCGATTTCTGCGGCTCTTCCGGGTGTTGTGAAGCAGGCCGGGCAGTCGGCGGACTACGGGAATTTTTTGCTGATCGATCACGGCGGCGGAGTGGAAACCTTTTACGGCCATTGTGACCAGTTGCTTGTGGGGCAGGGGACGCCTGTCAAAATAGGGGATACCATCGCTAAAGTGGGGAGCACCGGGCTATCCACCGGCTATCACCTGCACTTTGAGATCCATATCGACGGCGTCTGTGTTGACCCTGCCCGTGCGCTAGGCGCGCAGGTGTAA
- a CDS encoding ABC transporter permease, which yields MFDFLNDLLHNAVRNLGRKPLRTGMMIMGIVIGVASVILISSIGESGRNAITSQLNSLGMDGLNIQAASAVSSQSALHDIDVQKSRQVKGVKAVMPIIMQMGGAQIRNVQKQALIWGIGEQARQMQTVHLLYGSMLTKSDVQNAANVCLVEDAFARAAYKRSNIVGKTITVFVNSTSTTMKIKGIVANGSGMFYNLVGNYIPSFLYIPYTTAENLRGEDGYDQIAVQTYSESNNDLIGNRIVSALSTDGSGNTYVAMNMFKQRQQLSDVLNIITLIISAVGGISLVVAGLGIMTVMTMSVSERTREIGIKKAIGAPKSAILLEFLFEALGISILGGVIGLAAGLLLAYAATVVMHMPFAWTIQSVLFSTLLSASIGVVFGVYPAVKASNLNPVDALRCE from the coding sequence ATGTTTGATTTCCTGAACGACCTGCTGCACAATGCGGTTCGCAATCTGGGGCGTAAACCGCTGCGCACCGGCATGATGATCATGGGCATCGTCATTGGTGTGGCATCTGTTATTTTAATTTCCTCCATCGGTGAAAGCGGACGCAATGCCATCACATCGCAGCTGAACAGCCTGGGAATGGACGGGCTGAATATCCAGGCTGCCAGCGCCGTGTCCAGCCAGTCCGCACTGCATGACATTGATGTGCAGAAAAGTAGACAAGTCAAAGGTGTGAAAGCGGTCATGCCGATCATCATGCAGATGGGCGGCGCGCAGATCCGCAATGTGCAAAAGCAGGCGCTGATCTGGGGTATTGGAGAGCAGGCGCGCCAGATGCAGACCGTACATCTGCTGTATGGCAGTATGCTGACAAAGTCCGATGTTCAGAATGCCGCCAATGTCTGTCTGGTGGAGGACGCTTTCGCGCGTGCTGCATATAAACGCAGCAACATCGTCGGCAAAACCATCACGGTGTTTGTCAACAGCACAAGCACAACCATGAAAATTAAAGGAATCGTTGCAAACGGGAGCGGCATGTTTTATAATCTGGTTGGCAACTATATTCCAAGTTTTCTGTATATACCCTATACAACCGCTGAAAATCTGCGGGGCGAGGACGGATACGATCAGATTGCTGTACAGACCTATTCTGAAAGCAACAATGATCTGATTGGCAACCGGATCGTATCGGCCCTTTCCACAGATGGTTCCGGAAATACCTATGTGGCTATGAATATGTTCAAGCAGAGGCAGCAACTTTCAGATGTGCTGAATATCATTACGCTGATTATATCCGCGGTGGGCGGAATTTCTCTGGTAGTTGCCGGGTTGGGAATTATGACGGTGATGACGATGTCTGTAAGCGAACGTACACGAGAGATCGGTATCAAAAAAGCCATTGGGGCACCCAAAAGCGCGATCTTACTGGAATTTTTATTCGAGGCATTGGGGATCTCCATACTCGGCGGTGTGATTGGCCTGGCGGCGGGACTTTTGCTGGCATATGCCGCCACGGTGGTGATGCATATGCCATTTGCATGGACCATCCAGTCTGTGCTGTTCAGTACGTTGCTTTCAGCGTCCATCGGTGTTGTTTTCGGTGTTTACCCGGCGGTGAAGGCCTCGAATCTGAATCCGGTCGATGCGCTTCGCTGCGAATAG
- a CDS encoding peroxiredoxin produces MDTATLPRIGEKAPEFQAQSTHGMICFPADFKGKWVVLLSHPGAFNPVCASEFQEMARLQNQFAENNCALVAFSPDSAEAHAAWMRELEKDAPGGAETFAGIPLVADDGGVIARQYGVLPQGAARPVRGVFFMDPQATIRAVLLYPRGVGRSTGEILRLLLALQAFEADGMPIPANWGPEAKGAIRTPQPNTGDGATQSMDSHQILAAQENSWSFQAEPISVQPEPQVTPDAVSQPGYAAAEAVPDTLSNSAFAQESPKPPVGNAKPSRQQLLHPVSQSAWDALAQAQPQMLAPEQALRQDAVPSISSFVHTNANAAFKPSAAKSDPSVQTGSQPAPTKTGGSIADQNRRLLGDLLDKEDAENGDSPDGRDYLIMRDFPYKK; encoded by the coding sequence ATGGATACTGCCACCTTGCCTCGTATCGGGGAGAAAGCGCCGGAATTTCAGGCGCAGTCTACCCACGGCATGATTTGTTTTCCTGCGGATTTCAAAGGAAAGTGGGTCGTGCTGTTGAGCCATCCAGGCGCTTTCAATCCGGTCTGCGCCAGCGAATTTCAGGAAATGGCGCGTTTGCAGAACCAGTTTGCCGAAAACAATTGCGCGTTGGTCGCATTTTCACCCGATTCCGCTGAAGCGCATGCCGCGTGGATGCGGGAATTGGAAAAAGATGCGCCCGGCGGCGCGGAAACTTTCGCCGGCATACCGCTTGTGGCGGATGACGGAGGCGTAATTGCCCGGCAGTACGGCGTGCTGCCGCAAGGCGCCGCACGACCTGTTCGCGGTGTGTTTTTTATGGATCCCCAAGCGACCATCCGCGCGGTTTTGCTCTATCCACGCGGTGTTGGCCGGAGCACGGGGGAAATTCTCCGTCTGCTGCTCGCACTGCAGGCGTTTGAAGCGGACGGCATGCCCATACCCGCAAACTGGGGGCCGGAAGCGAAAGGCGCTATCCGTACACCGCAGCCCAATACCGGCGACGGCGCCACGCAGTCCATGGACAGTCATCAGATTCTCGCCGCACAGGAAAACAGTTGGAGCTTTCAGGCCGAACCGATATCTGTGCAGCCGGAACCGCAGGTCACACCGGATGCAGTGTCCCAGCCGGGATATGCTGCCGCAGAAGCGGTTCCCGATACGCTTTCCAATTCCGCTTTCGCTCAGGAAAGTCCCAAACCGCCCGTGGGCAATGCAAAACCTTCCCGGCAGCAGCTTCTGCACCCGGTCTCCCAGTCTGCCTGGGATGCATTGGCTCAGGCGCAGCCGCAGATGCTTGCGCCGGAGCAGGCGCTCCGGCAAGACGCTGTGCCGTCGATTTCTTCTTTTGTACATACTAACGCAAACGCTGCGTTTAAACCTTCTGCGGCAAAGTCCGATCCGTCTGTGCAGACGGGCAGCCAACCGGCACCGACAAAGACCGGAGGGAGCATTGCCGACCAGAATCGCCGGCTTCTTGGCGATCTGCTGGATAAGGAAGACGCCGAAAACGGCGACTCGCCGGATGGGCGGGATTATCTCATTATGCGGGATTTTCCGTATAAAAAATAG
- a CDS encoding ABC transporter ATP-binding protein: MHVLKKFLSYYKPYRKLFYTDMLCAVLASSVDLAFPLILSYLARNIFNKSPDQILHTIAIVCAALLGMYVLRYFCQYYITSWGHIMGARMESDMRRDLFYHLQRLSFSYYDRNNTGDMISKLVSDLFDISELAHHGPENLFISLLKMAGAFVILLTINVPMTLILMVVTVLMLIYSFDQNRKMRAVFYDNRVKISGINARVQDSLSGIRVVKSFANEEIEKRKFDESNDHFFLSKSDSYHSMGRFFAGNEFFEGLLYIVVLAAGGFSIVNHTLRISDLPIYILYINIYTNPMELLINFTEQFQKGYAGFKRFLGVVETEPEIVQKPDAKPLTHVKGDIEYRHVSFAYHQKEGNVLEDINIRIPAGRTIALVGPSGGGKTTLCSLLPRFYEVSGGRITIDGTDIRDITLSSLRNAIGMVQQDVYLFAGSIRENIAYGDPEAGDAEIEEAAKNANIHDFILSLPDGYDTYVGERGVRLSGGQKQRISVARVFLKNPPILILDEATSALDNESERHIQQSLEKLSQNRTTIVIAHRLSTIEHADEIVVITDAGIVERGTHKDLLKSGGIYARYYNMQFEGLEQSEGFYM; encoded by the coding sequence ATGCATGTTTTAAAAAAATTTTTATCCTACTACAAACCTTACCGCAAACTTTTCTACACCGACATGCTCTGCGCTGTACTGGCCTCGTCTGTGGATCTGGCGTTTCCGTTGATCCTCAGCTATCTGGCCCGCAATATTTTCAATAAAAGCCCGGATCAGATCCTGCACACGATTGCCATTGTGTGTGCGGCATTGCTGGGCATGTATGTCCTGCGTTATTTTTGCCAGTACTACATCACCTCCTGGGGGCACATCATGGGGGCGCGGATGGAAAGCGACATGCGGCGCGACCTGTTTTACCATTTACAGCGCCTGTCCTTTTCCTATTACGACCGCAACAATACCGGGGACATGATTTCCAAACTGGTTTCCGACCTGTTCGACATTTCGGAGCTTGCCCATCACGGCCCCGAGAACCTGTTCATTTCGCTGCTGAAAATGGCGGGGGCATTCGTTATTCTGCTCACCATCAATGTGCCGATGACACTCATCCTTATGGTTGTCACGGTGCTGATGCTGATCTATTCCTTTGACCAAAACCGGAAAATGCGTGCGGTCTTTTACGACAACCGTGTGAAGATTTCCGGCATTAACGCGCGGGTGCAAGACAGTCTGTCCGGTATCCGCGTAGTCAAATCCTTCGCCAATGAAGAGATCGAAAAACGCAAGTTTGACGAGAGCAACGACCATTTCTTCCTTTCCAAGTCCGACAGCTATCACTCCATGGGGCGCTTTTTCGCGGGCAATGAATTCTTCGAGGGCCTGTTATACATCGTGGTTCTGGCGGCAGGCGGTTTTTCCATTGTCAACCACACCCTGCGCATCTCCGACCTCCCCATCTATATCCTGTATATCAACATCTATACCAACCCCATGGAGCTGCTCATCAATTTTACCGAGCAGTTCCAGAAAGGCTACGCAGGGTTCAAGCGATTTCTGGGCGTGGTGGAAACTGAGCCGGAGATCGTCCAAAAGCCCGATGCGAAGCCGTTGACACATGTAAAAGGCGATATCGAATACCGTCACGTGTCCTTTGCCTATCATCAAAAAGAAGGCAATGTGCTGGAGGACATCAACATCCGCATCCCGGCAGGGCGCACCATCGCACTGGTCGGACCTTCGGGCGGCGGGAAAACGACCCTCTGCTCTCTGCTGCCCCGCTTTTATGAGGTAAGCGGTGGCCGCATCACCATCGACGGTACCGATATCCGCGATATCACCTTGTCGTCGCTTCGCAATGCAATCGGCATGGTGCAGCAGGATGTATATCTCTTTGCGGGCTCCATCCGTGAAAACATTGCCTACGGCGATCCGGAGGCGGGCGATGCGGAAATCGAAGAGGCCGCCAAAAACGCCAATATCCACGACTTCATCCTCTCCCTGCCAGATGGATACGATACCTATGTGGGCGAGCGCGGCGTGCGGCTTTCGGGCGGGCAGAAGCAGCGCATTTCGGTTGCGCGGGTCTTTTTGAAGAACCCGCCGATTCTGATCCTGGATGAGGCTACGTCGGCGCTGGATAACGAGAGTGAGCGGCACATCCAGCAATCACTGGAAAAACTCTCGCAAAACCGTACCACCATTGTCATCGCTCACCGCTTGAGCACCATCGAACACGCGGATGAGATCGTTGTTATTACCGACGCGGGCATTGTGGAACGCGGTACCCATAAAGACCTCCTCAAAAGCGGCGGAATCTATGCCCGGTATTACAATATGCAGTTCGAGGGATTGGAACAATCAGAAGGGTTTTACATGTAA
- a CDS encoding GNAT family N-acetyltransferase, with protein MHVHEEQITFRPVQERDISGLLEIYLYYIRNSTGTFQIAEIGIDEMRALVTPENAGYRSFSIFAGCELCGYASYHKYREREAFSKTAEISIYLKNEYAGCGIGSKALQMLEPLAKNAGVHTLLALVCHENTESIRLFKRSGYMMQSCLKEVGYKFGRYLDLVILQKFI; from the coding sequence ATGCACGTGCACGAAGAACAAATCACATTTCGACCCGTTCAAGAACGGGATATCTCCGGATTGTTGGAGATCTACCTGTATTACATACGGAACTCTACCGGAACCTTTCAGATTGCGGAAATTGGTATTGATGAGATGCGAGCGCTTGTTACACCGGAAAATGCCGGTTATCGCAGTTTTTCCATTTTTGCAGGCTGTGAACTGTGTGGATATGCATCCTATCATAAATATCGGGAGCGCGAAGCCTTTTCAAAAACAGCGGAAATCAGCATTTATCTTAAAAATGAATATGCCGGATGCGGTATCGGCTCAAAAGCACTTCAGATGCTGGAGCCGCTGGCCAAAAACGCCGGTGTGCACACACTGCTTGCGCTTGTGTGCCATGAAAATACGGAAAGCATCCGTTTGTTTAAGCGCTCTGGTTATATGATGCAGTCCTGTTTAAAGGAAGTGGGCTATAAATTCGGGCGTTATTTGGATCTTGTGATTTTACAGAAATTTATTTGA
- a CDS encoding efflux RND transporter periplasmic adaptor subunit yields MLLLSATTAVIAWIFVFPTVSAKTWSGENVMLAQVHMGTYQTQVQCSGTIQPTAEQAVSFGLPIKPTAIRVAVGDTVHAGQVLMDIDRDQSIAAFASAQSAQNQNDNAASNSSNSGDTAGTSSDDAAERLRQAISDWMPGTAQSASGNSESMNALLQQYQQYTGAGTAAQLQSALSSQLSQSTSGSGAAESALEQQIPSQITAPISGVITEINAAVGSFSAPATSLVVISDLSGLNLRAQVGQADISQVHTGQNVQISASAAGSGAGGRYTGTVTQVFPAAHSVSDASGTRNVVDVLIRVAKPDKNLLPDMSAQASITTNVNPKTLSVPYEAVQQDDAGQEYVFVLRGHWVYRQNIRTGAEFPSTVQVLSGLQGGDKVVLAPSSSLRSGTPVSVQGVRHV; encoded by the coding sequence ATGTTACTGCTGTCTGCGACGACTGCCGTCATCGCATGGATTTTTGTTTTTCCGACCGTTTCCGCCAAAACATGGAGCGGCGAAAATGTGATGCTGGCGCAAGTGCACATGGGTACCTATCAAACACAGGTGCAGTGTTCCGGAACCATCCAGCCGACAGCGGAGCAGGCCGTCAGTTTTGGGCTGCCCATCAAGCCGACGGCGATCCGTGTGGCGGTTGGGGATACGGTCCATGCGGGGCAGGTGCTGATGGATATCGACCGTGACCAGTCGATTGCGGCGTTTGCTTCCGCGCAGTCCGCACAAAACCAGAATGACAATGCCGCCAGCAATTCCTCCAATTCCGGGGATACCGCCGGAACATCCTCCGACGATGCGGCCGAACGCCTTCGTCAGGCCATCAGTGACTGGATGCCCGGCACAGCGCAAAGTGCGTCCGGCAATTCCGAAAGCATGAACGCCCTTTTGCAGCAATATCAACAATATACCGGCGCTGGCACGGCTGCACAACTGCAATCCGCGCTTTCCTCGCAGCTGTCGCAAAGCACATCCGGCAGCGGTGCCGCGGAAAGCGCGTTGGAGCAGCAGATACCCAGCCAGATCACAGCGCCGATCTCCGGTGTGATTACGGAGATAAACGCCGCCGTAGGCAGTTTTAGCGCGCCTGCAACGAGCTTGGTGGTCATCAGTGATCTGAGCGGACTGAATCTGCGCGCACAGGTGGGGCAGGCCGATATTTCGCAGGTGCATACCGGGCAGAACGTGCAGATCTCCGCGTCAGCTGCCGGGTCTGGGGCAGGGGGGCGTTATACGGGAACGGTCACGCAGGTTTTTCCGGCGGCGCACAGCGTATCCGATGCAAGCGGGACGCGCAATGTGGTGGATGTGCTCATCCGGGTTGCCAAACCGGACAAAAACCTGCTGCCGGATATGTCTGCTCAGGCAAGTATCACCACCAATGTGAACCCCAAAACACTGTCCGTGCCATATGAAGCAGTACAGCAGGATGACGCAGGGCAGGAGTATGTTTTCGTGCTGCGCGGACACTGGGTCTACCGCCAGAACATTCGGACAGGAGCCGAGTTTCCTTCAACCGTACAGGTGCTTTCCGGGTTGCAGGGCGGCGACAAAGTGGTACTTGCACCGTCGTCGTCTCTGCGCTCCGGAACGCCCGTCTCGGTGCAGGGGGTTCGTCATGTTTGA
- a CDS encoding site-2 protease family protein — MKTCRVTFSVYFLVLLTCMLALDSTGLTALALFCAAIHELGHFSVLLLFHVRVRAISFHMFGVDINADESRRLSYGKEAVLALAGVAANFQLCAVMLICWRLHFWMGPAQAIFTVSLFLALFNLLPVGSLDGGRALEALLCAHATPQMATRILQICSVSILLPAGTFGFWLLIHAQNVTLLAAAVYLTVSLIWHGGNTGKSSERRTAGVR, encoded by the coding sequence ATGAAAACCTGCAGGGTGACGTTCAGCGTTTATTTTCTGGTGTTGCTTACCTGCATGCTTGCACTGGATTCCACCGGGCTGACGGCATTAGCGCTGTTCTGTGCGGCTATACATGAACTGGGACATTTTTCTGTGCTGCTGCTGTTTCATGTCCGTGTCCGCGCTATCTCGTTCCATATGTTTGGTGTGGATATCAATGCAGATGAAAGCAGACGCCTTTCGTATGGGAAAGAAGCTGTGCTGGCACTTGCAGGCGTGGCGGCCAACTTCCAGCTCTGCGCTGTGATGCTGATATGCTGGCGCCTGCATTTCTGGATGGGCCCGGCGCAGGCGATCTTTACCGTAAGCCTGTTCCTGGCGCTTTTCAACCTGTTACCCGTAGGCAGTCTGGACGGCGGACGGGCGCTGGAAGCGTTGCTATGCGCACACGCCACACCACAAATGGCGACGCGCATCCTTCAGATATGCTCTGTTTCCATTTTGCTGCCTGCGGGTACATTCGGTTTCTGGTTGCTTATCCATGCGCAAAATGTCACATTGCTGGCGGCCGCTGTTTACTTGACCGTATCCTTGATATGGCACGGTGGAAACACTGGAAAATCGTCTGAGCGACGAACAGCCGGAGTGCGTTGA
- the ybaK gene encoding Cys-tRNA(Pro) deacylase translates to MKTNVMRMLDKAHISYETATYVYDEKDLSGVHAATQVTVITPEQCFKTLVARADQNNLFVFCIPVAKELDLKAGASASGQKRMELIHVKELPVLTGYLRGGCSPIGMKKNYPVFIDQTAMRFDRIGVSGGHRGVQVILAPDALAGFVQGQFAPLTRADGAQ, encoded by the coding sequence ATGAAAACCAATGTGATGCGCATGTTGGACAAAGCGCATATTTCATATGAAACGGCAACCTATGTGTATGACGAAAAAGACCTGAGCGGTGTACACGCCGCCACACAGGTGACAGTCATTACACCTGAACAATGTTTCAAAACGCTGGTGGCGCGCGCCGACCAGAACAATCTGTTCGTATTCTGTATCCCTGTGGCAAAGGAACTCGACCTGAAGGCGGGGGCTTCCGCATCCGGACAGAAGCGGATGGAACTGATCCATGTCAAGGAACTGCCGGTGTTGACAGGCTATCTGCGCGGCGGATGTTCCCCCATAGGCATGAAAAAAAACTATCCGGTATTCATCGATCAAACCGCAATGCGGTTTGATCGGATCGGTGTCAGCGGCGGACACCGCGGCGTGCAAGTGATTCTTGCACCGGATGCGCTGGCCGGATTTGTGCAGGGGCAGTTCGCGCCGCTCACCCGGGCAGACGGGGCGCAGTAA